GTAATTCTTAAAATGTATAAAGGAAAGGCTACAACAAAAAATAAGAATACAAACCGTTCCCCAAATTATTTTCTTTCTCCCAAATACGGGAAATATGGATAAGTAATTAGATATTATTTTCATAAAATTTTGTTTTTTATTTTGATATATCTGCTTTTTAATTCTACATATCAATTCTTCCGGGCAAGTTTCTTTATCAATTAAGTTCTGAGATATTTTCATTTCTTTTTGTTTTTCCTGAAAAATAAATTCTTTGTGTTGTTCAATAAATTTATCTCCTTTAAGCATTCGGAGATATTCTAATCCCTCTTCGTCCAAAGCAAGCCATAAGAGTTCTGTATCCTCATCATGTCTTTTAAAATTCTCTGAGTTCGACATATTATCCATCTCCATAATTTTTTATTGCTGTTTTAGATTTATGCCCGTCAGGATATCTTGATGGAGCAATTTGATGTATTTTATCGGCTAATAACATTCTTAATTTGGTTCTTCCTCTGGACAGATGTGTCATAACACTCGCTTGAGGAATACCGATTACTGAAGCAATATCTTTATAGGGTAAGTCTTCTACATCTTTTAGATAAATACATAGTCTTTGAAGCAACGATAAATTCATAAAGGCTTGATAAACCTCATCGGAACATTGTTGTAGAAAATTATCAATATCTATTTTGCCATTACCGTTATTGTTCCATATTCTGTTAGGCGATACTAATGTCTCGGTATAATTTTCAATTGGTTCCCAATAAAAGGAAATATCCCGATTGGCACAAAAACATTTATTTAACAATATTTTATAGAACCAGGCTTTGAAATTCGTCCCTTCAATAAATTTATCTTTTTCTTTATATGCAGTGAGAACTGCATCTAAAAACACATCTTCTTTCATTGCCGGATTATAAAGATTCTGTTTTAGAAAACTATAGAATCTATCTTTATTTTCGGTTATATATTGAAGAAACTTTTCATCATTCATATTTTAAATTTGTTAAGTTTTATTTTTTGTAATGTAAAACGCTGGAGGGCGTTTTTTAATTGACTTCTAAAACGCCCTCCTTCTTGATTATGGTAATATTTTGCTTATTTATTACATCTTACTTCTTTTGAGCAGCAGCACATTCTTTAATTGCAGACAAATCAATTTCTGTGTTGTTATTTTTTACAATCCCTGTTGCTTCTACATCTTTGCCGGAAAGTTTAACAGCATCAGCCGACTTTGCACCTACTACTTTTAAAGTTTTGCCGGCAAGGTCAGCCAAAGCTTTTCCTGAACTATCCTTTGCTTCTTTCACTTGTATAGAAGCAGCATTGTTTTGCACAGAAACTTTACCGGTTACTGTTGCTTGAACATCCGCCGCAAAAGCACCGGCTGTTAAAATAAAAGCAACGACCATCGCAAAAGTAATTACACTTAATCTTTTTAACATAATTTTACCTCCTTATGTTATAAGGTTTTTGTAATTTAATTTATAAGAAGCGAGCGCTCACTTCGAACCCCTCACATTGGGGCTCACTATATATATTCATTTTATACCCATTTTTTATGTCAGTTATGATAAAAAATTTTAAATAATTCTTGCTTATATTTTTTTGGGGAATTTAACCAATTGATATGTAAATATTTATGAGAAAACTAATGGAGACTATTATAAATAGTACTTATTTGAAAGGATTAAAAGAAATGCATTTTTTCTAAAAAGAATTTATTGGATCTATGGCATTATTCCAAACAGAATGCCTGTTATAGTTGCCATAATGACAACGAGGGAAACATAAGTAACTGTTTTTTTCAAACCTAAAATGTTATATATAACTATCATACTGGGGAGCGATAATGCAGGTCCAGCAAGTAAAAGAGCTAATGCGGGTCCTTTACCCATTCCCGAACCGATTAATCCCTGTAATATCGGCACTTCCGTAAGAGTGGCGAAATACATAAAAGCCCCAACTATAGAAGCGAGAAAATTGGCACGGATAGAATTTCCTCCTACGGCGGTGTAAACCCATGTATTGGGGATAATTCCTTCATTCCCGGGTCTGCCTAAAAGGAAACCGGCTACAAATACGCCCGCAAGTAGTAAAGGAAGGATTTGTTTTGCAAAAGTCCATGTAGAAAAGAACCATTCTTTTGTTTCATCTGTTCCTGTCAAGGTAATGATAGAGAGACCGATAAAACCTGTAGAAAATGCTACTACGGGTTCATGGGGGAATAGAAAGGCAAAAATAATGCATACTATTGCTGTAACAATAATTTTCCACCATTGAATTTCAAACCATAACGCAAGAATAACCCCTAAAATAATTCCTGAGACAGAAGTAAATACCCATTTGTATTGAAACATAACATACCAGAAGCCCGTGTTATTTTCGGGCTTTCCCCAATTCGCAAATACAAGTATTGCTATCATGGATGCAAAGAAAAGGGCGGTTTTCCATAGAGGTCGCTTAGGTTCTGAAACAGGCATATTTGCATGTTTCAGAGTTCGCTGTGTCTCCTCTTTTCGGAAGATGAGGAACATTAACAATCCAATAA
This DNA window, taken from Candidatus Hydrogenedens sp., encodes the following:
- a CDS encoding RNA polymerase sigma factor — its product is MNDEKFLQYITENKDRFYSFLKQNLYNPAMKEDVFLDAVLTAYKEKDKFIEGTNFKAWFYKILLNKCFCANRDISFYWEPIENYTETLVSPNRIWNNNGNGKIDIDNFLQQCSDEVYQAFMNLSLLQRLCIYLKDVEDLPYKDIASVIGIPQASVMTHLSRGRTKLRMLLADKIHQIAPSRYPDGHKSKTAIKNYGDG
- a CDS encoding permease, with amino-acid sequence MDIKKEGKILFFITLTFFICYFLPVGTSRFDNAVMEALYLIKWYAREHVLLCLVPAFFIAGAIGVFISQNSVMKYLGADANKFIAYGVASVSGTILAVCSCTVLPLFSGIYKMGAGLGPATAFLYSGPAINVLAIILTARILGLELGVARAVGAVLFSIIIGLLMFLIFRKEETQRTLKHANMPVSEPKRPLWKTALFFASMIAILVFANWGKPENNTGFWYVMFQYKWVFTSVSGIILGVILALWFEIQWWKIIVTAIVCIIFAFLFPHEPVVAFSTGFIGLSIITLTGTDETKEWFFSTWTFAKQILPLLLAGVFVAGFLLGRPGNEGIIPNTWVYTAVGGNSIRANFLASIVGAFMYFATLTEVPILQGLIGSGMGKGPALALLLAGPALSLPSMIVIYNILGLKKTVTYVSLVVIMATITGILFGIMP